CAAGCAAAATATTCCGAAAGCAAAGGCTCAATTGCCATTAACACCGCAGCTTTGTCTATTGGAGAAGACGTTTTTCAAATTCAGTCGTATTTTGGGATTAGCAAGACCAACAGTTCCTTTTCTATTGCAATTACCAATCCAGAAATTCGCTGGCAAGCGGCTTATAAACTGCTGTCTGACAACATTAGCAGCAAACTCAAACCCTTTGATTTTAAGAATCCATTTGGCGTACAATGCACTATTAATGGTGATTTGAACAAAGAAGGTGACCCCAACATTCGAGTAGAAGCAATCTTCAAGGACAATGAACTGAGCTACTTTGACCATCAAGTAACCGACTGTACTTTTAAAGGCGTTTTTACCAACGAATACCAAAAGAACAAAGGCGTAAGCGATGAAAATTCAGCTATTCTGCTTGATGATTTTCGGGGAAAAGTCCATACGATTCCGTTTACTACCAAAAATATGATGATTTTGGATTTGAAAAAACCCATCGCTTCTGGCGCATTTGTAAGCCGTTTCAATATGGAACAACTGAATCAAACGATAGTGAAACAAACGGTAACCTTTGGAAGCGGTCAAGCCGATTTGCGTCTTGCTTTTAAAGCTGATGTGGTGAATTTAGAAATGCAAAAACCGTTACTTATTGGTTCAGTTGTGATTCAAAACGCAAGTGGTACACACGTAGATTCCAAGAAAAAATTTAACAATAGCAAGATTGATTTGTCCTTTACTTCAAAAGAATTAAAAGTCAATCAAATCGTGTTGAACACCCGAAATAGCTCCTTGAAAATGAAAGGTGAATCTGCTAATTTTTTAAATTTTTACTATGACACTCCAGAAAAAATTGTGGTAAATTGGGATATTCAAGCTAAAACAATTGACCTACAAGACTTCAGTTTTGTAAGTGGAAAAACGGCAAGCATAAAAAAATCGACTACAATTACGCCTAACTTTATCAATATCTTACACCAATCCAATGCAACAGTTCGTTTAAAAGCCGAAAACATTGTTTATAAAAAATTCAGGGCTCGAAATGCGATAGCACAAATTAATGTAGTTCCCGATCGCACCATATTAAAAGAGGCTTCTTTGCAATTTGGTGGTGGTTCATTAATGGTAAATGGAATGGTTTCGCAACAGAAAAAAAACAACCACTTCAACATAAAACTTAACGCAAGTAAAGTAAATAGTGCAGAACTATTGAGGGCTTTTGATAATTTTGGTTCCAAAGCACTTACTCCAACATCCGTTTCGGGTTTAATTTCTGTTTCGGGTGTTTTGGATGGCTACTTTGATAATAACATTACTATAGTAAAACGTTCTCTAACCGGAAATTTAAAACTTAACTTGATTAATGGCGCTTTGAACCAATTTGAACCTTTGCGAAGAATTGGAAAATATGCCTTCCCTTTTCGGAATTTTGATCGCGTAACCATTGATCCTCTTGCGATCAATATTGTTTTTAAAAATGGTTTTGCCAACCTCGCACCCACTCCAATAAACACATCCGTTCTCAATTTAGACCTAGCGGGTTCTTATGGCTTTTATGGAAATTCTAATATGCAACTCGATGTTCATTTGAGAGACCCTGCAAAAGACAAAGAAATATCCAATAAAAAAACAATAAGGGAGAATAGAAAAAAAGGAATCACATTGCATCTACAAGCCATTGAAGAAGGCAATGCTCCGTTTAAAATCAAACTGCGCTACAAAAACGAAAAACTGCAATAAAAAAAAGGGTTTAGCTTTAATCTAAACCCTTTCCAAATTATAATTTACTGATG
This genomic interval from Flavobacterium sp. 9R contains the following:
- a CDS encoding AsmA-like C-terminal region-containing protein, whose translation is MTKKWLSLGKKIGKFFLIIVLVLMSIYGILGWYVGTHHDKLLQEFREIANKNCKGEVKIGDLEVLFFRGFPNVTIAIKKVSIKDSLWAQHKKTLLKAPSIYAYIQPWAIFVKKIKLDHLSINDAEIQLFVDANGYSNTAVFSSAPKTDTTSSSSLSLDLNHLKFNNVSFVSDNQYKHKKFDFVIEKLRIEKQTTSEGWEADIALNTLVKSLTFNTQHGSFAKNKVIQGALQAKYSESKGSIAINTAALSIGEDVFQIQSYFGISKTNSSFSIAITNPEIRWQAAYKLLSDNISSKLKPFDFKNPFGVQCTINGDLNKEGDPNIRVEAIFKDNELSYFDHQVTDCTFKGVFTNEYQKNKGVSDENSAILLDDFRGKVHTIPFTTKNMMILDLKKPIASGAFVSRFNMEQLNQTIVKQTVTFGSGQADLRLAFKADVVNLEMQKPLLIGSVVIQNASGTHVDSKKKFNNSKIDLSFTSKELKVNQIVLNTRNSSLKMKGESANFLNFYYDTPEKIVVNWDIQAKTIDLQDFSFVSGKTASIKKSTTITPNFINILHQSNATVRLKAENIVYKKFRARNAIAQINVVPDRTILKEASLQFGGGSLMVNGMVSQQKKNNHFNIKLNASKVNSAELLRAFDNFGSKALTPTSVSGLISVSGVLDGYFDNNITIVKRSLTGNLKLNLINGALNQFEPLRRIGKYAFPFRNFDRVTIDPLAINIVFKNGFANLAPTPINTSVLNLDLAGSYGFYGNSNMQLDVHLRDPAKDKEISNKKTIRENRKKGITLHLQAIEEGNAPFKIKLRYKNEKLQ